The Gymnodinialimonas sp. 57CJ19 genome includes a window with the following:
- a CDS encoding Bax inhibitor-1/YccA family protein, whose product MAEYQTMRSQGMAGSAAELDQGLRAHMNKVYGTMSIGLLITFAAAWAFGSNPALLSLLNDPVTFQPTILGYIVMFAPLGMIFAFGAIITRASAAAAQLFFYAFAAVMGMSISYIFAVFTGASIVQAFLVTSAAFAGLSLFGYVTKRDISGWGAFLMMGLIGGIVLMLLSFALSAFWGIVIPGFDLALSALLLLVFAGLTAYHTQAIKQEYIDHAQHGDSEWIAKSAIMGALNLYMSFINMFMIILSFLGNRE is encoded by the coding sequence ATGGCTGAATATCAGACGATGCGCTCCCAAGGCATGGCCGGCTCCGCCGCGGAGTTGGACCAAGGCCTGCGCGCCCACATGAACAAGGTCTACGGCACGATGTCGATCGGCCTGTTGATCACCTTCGCCGCCGCTTGGGCGTTCGGGTCCAACCCGGCGCTTCTGTCGCTGCTCAATGATCCGGTGACGTTCCAACCCACGATCCTTGGCTATATCGTCATGTTTGCGCCCCTCGGCATGATCTTCGCGTTCGGCGCGATCATCACCAGGGCTTCGGCCGCTGCCGCGCAATTGTTCTTCTACGCGTTCGCCGCCGTCATGGGCATGTCGATCAGCTATATCTTCGCGGTCTTTACAGGCGCGTCGATTGTGCAGGCGTTCCTTGTAACCTCGGCCGCATTTGCGGGCCTGAGCCTGTTTGGCTACGTGACCAAGCGCGATATTTCGGGCTGGGGTGCGTTCTTGATGATGGGCCTGATCGGCGGCATCGTCCTGATGCTACTGTCCTTCGCCCTGTCGGCGTTTTGGGGCATCGTAATCCCCGGCTTCGATCTGGCGCTGTCGGCGTTGCTGCTGTTGGTCTTCGCGGGTCTGACCGCCTACCACACACAGGCGATCAAGCAGGAGTACATCGACCATGCACAGCACGGCGATAGCGAGTGGATCGCGAAATCTGCGATCATGGGCGCGCTGAACCTCTATATGTCGTTCATCAACATGTTCATGATCATCCTCAGCTTCCTCGGCAACCGCGAGTAA
- the chrA gene encoding chromate efflux transporter, which translates to MNTPSASDMVRVFGRIGLLSFGGPAAQIALMHRELVEERPWLSEQQFLSALSFCMLLPGPEAMQLATYAGWRLRGTLGGLLAGLLFVVPGAVVMLALASLYAAIGTVPLIEAVFLGIKATVIVIVLQALLKVSGKALKGAFAMALAVAAFVAIFVFEVPFPFIIAAAAVAGALAMKGEVRAAPDVAISATATLRTVAIWAAIWFAPLLGIGVFAPPLLAEVARFFSTLAVVTFGGAYAVLAYIVQEVVGNFGWLTTGQMMDALGLAETTPGPLILVTQFVGFMAGHQSGGWWMGLCAALVTLWATFVPCFLWIFAGAPYVEWIASRPRLTGALQGITAAVVGVIANLSIWFALNVWFGTVTRNAVGLWVPELATVDFLALSLSGLAAALLLWRKMDLLAVLALMGGAGIVASYAISGI; encoded by the coding sequence ATGAACACGCCCTCAGCTTCAGACATGGTCCGGGTCTTTGGCCGGATCGGCCTGCTTTCCTTTGGGGGACCCGCCGCACAGATTGCCCTGATGCATAGGGAGCTGGTCGAAGAACGCCCGTGGTTGAGCGAACAGCAGTTTCTGTCGGCTCTGAGCTTTTGCATGTTGTTGCCGGGGCCCGAGGCGATGCAGCTGGCTACCTATGCTGGCTGGCGGCTGCGGGGCACCCTTGGGGGGCTTCTGGCGGGCCTGTTGTTTGTGGTGCCGGGGGCCGTCGTGATGTTGGCGCTGGCAAGCCTTTATGCCGCGATTGGCACAGTCCCGTTGATCGAGGCAGTGTTCTTGGGGATTAAGGCCACGGTGATTGTCATCGTCCTACAGGCGCTGCTGAAAGTTTCCGGGAAGGCCCTGAAAGGGGCCTTTGCGATGGCCCTTGCCGTGGCGGCCTTTGTGGCAATCTTCGTATTTGAAGTCCCCTTCCCCTTCATCATTGCCGCCGCCGCCGTGGCGGGCGCGCTCGCCATGAAGGGAGAGGTCCGCGCCGCACCTGATGTCGCGATCTCTGCCACCGCCACCCTGCGCACCGTGGCGATCTGGGCCGCGATCTGGTTCGCGCCCCTCCTCGGGATCGGGGTCTTCGCCCCTCCCCTCCTCGCAGAGGTCGCGCGGTTCTTCTCGACCCTTGCGGTCGTGACTTTCGGCGGGGCCTACGCCGTGCTGGCCTATATCGTGCAAGAGGTCGTGGGCAATTTCGGCTGGCTGACAACCGGGCAAATGATGGACGCACTGGGGCTGGCTGAAACCACCCCCGGCCCGCTGATCCTTGTGACGCAGTTTGTGGGCTTCATGGCCGGGCATCAATCGGGCGGTTGGTGGATGGGCCTCTGCGCCGCGTTGGTGACCTTGTGGGCGACGTTTGTGCCGTGCTTTCTGTGGATCTTCGCCGGCGCGCCTTACGTGGAATGGATCGCCTCGCGCCCTCGGCTGACCGGTGCGCTACAGGGCATCACGGCAGCCGTGGTGGGCGTCATTGCAAACCTGTCGATCTGGTTCGCCCTCAATGTCTGGTTTGGCACTGTTACCCGCAACGCCGTCGGCCTTTGGGTGCCCGAGCTTGCTACCGTCGACTTTTTGGCCCTTTCCCTATCAGGTTTGGCTGCGGCCTTGCTCTTATGGCGCAAAATGGACCTGTTGGCGGTTTTGGCCCTCATGGGCGGGGCCGGGATTGTCGCGAGTTATGCCATTTCCGGCATTTGA